One window of Botrimarina mediterranea genomic DNA carries:
- the frr gene encoding ribosome recycling factor, with protein sequence MSVEEILLDAEERMDKAVEKLKGDLTGIRTGRANPGMVDSLRVDAYGSPTPLKQLASVSAPEPQQLVIRPFDPSVIKDIEKAIIASDLGLAPQSDGKVVRLNIPALSGDVRKKMVARTKDLTEESKVAIRNVRRDANKSLDQMEKDKELSEDELKTYKNDVQELTDKHEKSCDDLAKAKTSEVMEQ encoded by the coding sequence ATGTCCGTTGAAGAGATTTTGCTCGACGCCGAAGAGCGCATGGACAAAGCCGTTGAGAAGCTCAAGGGCGACCTCACCGGCATCCGTACCGGCCGCGCGAATCCCGGCATGGTCGATTCGCTCCGCGTCGACGCCTACGGATCACCGACGCCGCTCAAGCAATTGGCGAGCGTCAGCGCGCCCGAGCCACAGCAGCTGGTGATCCGGCCGTTCGATCCGTCGGTCATCAAGGACATCGAGAAGGCGATCATCGCCAGCGACCTGGGACTCGCGCCGCAGTCGGATGGCAAGGTCGTGCGGCTCAACATCCCCGCCCTTTCGGGCGACGTGCGGAAGAAGATGGTCGCCCGCACCAAGGACCTGACCGAAGAGTCGAAGGTCGCGATCCGCAACGTCCGCCGCGACGCTAACAAGAGCCTCGACCAGATGGAGAAGGACAAGGAGCTTAGCGAGGACGAGCTGAAGACCTACAAGAACGACGTCCAAGAGCTCACCGACAAGCACGAAAAGTCGTGCGACGACCTGGCGAAAGCGAAGACCTCGGAAGTGATGGAGCAGTAG
- the pyrH gene encoding UMP kinase has protein sequence MPDSLPSSPYSRIILKLSGESFAPAGERGISMAEVVHIAKQTVRAAQQGVEIGIVIGGGNILRGAQFTAGASSIQEATGHYMGMLATVINGLALQDALESVGAQTRLMTAIKMDGVAEPYIRRRAKRHLEKGRIVIFAAGTGAPFVTTDTAAAQKALELECDILMKATRVDGVYSEDPEKNPHAVLYDHLTYNQVREKNLRVMDSTAIAHCMEHDLPILVFNYRNDGNIERAVRGDSIGTRVTSAAPTPA, from the coding sequence ATGCCCGACTCGCTCCCTAGCTCGCCCTACAGCCGAATCATCCTCAAGCTCTCCGGTGAGAGTTTCGCCCCCGCGGGCGAGCGAGGGATCAGCATGGCCGAGGTCGTGCATATCGCCAAGCAAACCGTCCGGGCGGCCCAGCAGGGCGTCGAGATCGGCATCGTCATCGGCGGCGGCAACATCCTCCGCGGCGCCCAGTTCACCGCCGGCGCCAGCAGCATCCAGGAGGCCACCGGCCACTACATGGGCATGCTCGCCACGGTGATCAACGGCCTGGCGCTGCAAGACGCGCTGGAGTCGGTCGGCGCTCAGACGCGGCTGATGACCGCCATCAAGATGGACGGCGTCGCCGAACCCTACATCCGCCGCCGCGCGAAGCGCCACCTCGAGAAGGGCCGCATCGTGATCTTCGCCGCCGGCACCGGCGCGCCGTTCGTGACGACCGACACCGCCGCCGCGCAGAAGGCGCTCGAACTCGAGTGCGACATCCTCATGAAGGCGACGCGTGTCGATGGCGTCTACAGCGAGGACCCCGAGAAGAACCCGCACGCGGTGCTCTACGATCACCTCACCTACAACCAGGTGCGCGAGAAGAACCTGCGGGTGATGGACTCCACGGCGATCGCCCACTGTATGGAGCACGACCTGCCGATCCTGGTGTTCAACTACCGCAACGACGGCAACATCGAACGCGCCGTCCGCGGCGACTCAATCGGCACCCGCGTCACGAGCGCCGCGCCGACGCCTGCTTAG
- a CDS encoding BBP7 family outer membrane beta-barrel protein: protein MQRWRPLLTALVIAAASLTPALAQEASNPAPRGAMGILIRNPDTSRGEPPFAIADQFGKVQRLVEPSPGVSLDRFVGERIRIKHDTGRTLLASQLELPTATSSRSEPRVQLGSVSPAQFIPPRRAREIDPPRSFGVIPTQATEDGGEAIDLDKVLADEARRGETLPEPVRGGSIEPLPADDYYPEGQYHESSPEVIDMGIVSPRRRSPLLHQEPGPPMPLGGYGRDSGCVTCNPPSQRGFYARADYLLWWFDGMATPPLATTNDLGNPPILGDAGTRVVYGGEILDNARNGAQFTIGAWLDDRRDLAIEGDWMFFGNENDAFSYSDPTASGVFGRPFYNTATDAQDVQIISQPGAAAGSFSVAARSEFESFGLRARTGVGCHELGGGGGCSCPTCTSGRGPLSGALGGMRQPAPAISRIDFIAGYRYLNLEESLAFSENVAPVTPPISRFLNESFNASNEFHGADLGYVYDLRSKRWNLELTGKVAVGGTRQRVGVNGTTSIGGTTTTGGLLTPAGQVGYYSRDRFSVVPELSARASYRLTDQLSVSAAYSLLYWANVVRPGDVIDPTSPTFDWQETSLWAHGLNFGLDYNY from the coding sequence ATGCAACGCTGGCGCCCCCTGCTTACCGCCCTGGTGATCGCCGCCGCGTCGCTGACGCCGGCCCTCGCCCAAGAGGCCAGCAACCCGGCCCCGCGCGGCGCGATGGGGATCCTTATCCGCAACCCCGACACGTCGCGCGGCGAACCGCCCTTCGCCATCGCCGACCAGTTCGGCAAAGTCCAGCGCCTCGTAGAGCCTTCGCCCGGCGTGTCCCTCGACCGCTTCGTCGGCGAGCGCATCCGCATCAAACACGACACGGGTCGCACGCTGCTGGCGTCGCAACTCGAACTGCCGACGGCCACGTCGTCGCGGAGCGAACCGCGCGTCCAACTAGGCAGCGTCTCGCCCGCGCAGTTCATCCCCCCACGCCGCGCGAGGGAGATCGATCCGCCACGGAGCTTCGGCGTCATCCCCACGCAAGCGACCGAAGACGGCGGCGAGGCGATCGATCTCGACAAGGTGCTCGCCGACGAAGCCCGCCGGGGGGAGACGCTCCCCGAGCCGGTGCGGGGTGGCTCGATCGAGCCCCTTCCCGCCGACGACTACTACCCCGAGGGGCAGTATCACGAATCGTCGCCCGAAGTCATCGACATGGGAATCGTCTCACCGCGGCGGCGGTCACCGCTCCTCCATCAAGAGCCGGGCCCGCCCATGCCGCTCGGCGGCTACGGCAGGGACTCGGGCTGCGTGACATGCAACCCGCCGTCGCAGCGCGGCTTCTATGCGCGGGCCGATTATCTGTTGTGGTGGTTCGACGGCATGGCGACGCCGCCGCTGGCGACGACCAACGACCTCGGGAACCCACCAATCCTCGGCGATGCCGGCACGCGCGTTGTCTACGGCGGCGAGATCCTTGATAACGCCCGCAACGGCGCGCAATTCACCATCGGCGCCTGGCTCGACGACCGCCGCGACCTGGCGATCGAGGGCGACTGGATGTTCTTCGGCAACGAGAACGACGCCTTCTCCTACAGTGACCCTACCGCGTCCGGCGTTTTCGGCCGACCGTTCTACAACACCGCGACCGACGCCCAAGACGTTCAGATCATCTCGCAACCAGGAGCCGCGGCTGGTTCCTTCAGCGTCGCCGCGCGAAGTGAGTTCGAGTCCTTCGGTCTCCGCGCCCGCACGGGCGTCGGTTGCCACGAACTCGGTGGCGGCGGCGGTTGCAGCTGCCCGACATGCACCAGCGGCCGCGGCCCGTTGAGCGGCGCCTTGGGTGGGATGCGTCAGCCGGCGCCTGCTATCTCGCGGATCGATTTCATCGCGGGCTACCGCTACCTGAACCTTGAAGAGAGCCTCGCCTTCAGCGAGAACGTCGCGCCGGTGACGCCCCCCATCTCGCGGTTCCTCAATGAGAGCTTCAATGCCAGCAACGAATTCCATGGCGCCGACCTCGGCTACGTCTACGACCTGCGGTCGAAGCGCTGGAACCTCGAACTCACCGGCAAGGTCGCCGTTGGCGGCACCCGCCAACGTGTCGGCGTCAACGGCACGACCAGCATCGGCGGGACGACGACCACCGGCGGCCTGCTAACGCCCGCGGGGCAAGTCGGCTACTACTCGCGCGACCGTTTCAGCGTCGTCCCCGAGCTGTCGGCCCGCGCCTCGTACCGCCTCACCGACCAGCTGAGCGTCAGCGCCGCGTACTCGTTGCTCTACTGGGCCAACGTCGTCCGCCCCGGCGATGTGATCGACCCCACCTCGCCCACCTTCGACTGGCAAGAGACCAGCCTATGGGCGCACGGATTGAATTTTGGGTTGGATTACAACTACTGA
- a CDS encoding DUF1559 domain-containing protein produces MTAGRADRSHQAGFTLVELLVVVAIIGILVALLLPAVQAAREASRRTSCVNKLRQVAVAMQNHVAAQGHFPSGAVSQANPDNPATPHNFYRWSALAAILPYLESGAAYDALDMTQPLYTGVSGSVSAANVEPVKQTLAEYLCPSDQGLPVSDKFGPTNYAVCAGIGLGDPATPFDDGSPADTGGLFGINSELRPAQITDGLSKTVLASESPLGVPRPSDPHDPVYEYKMVTLPLTDAKCAGPADWNVSDPRGFAWANGEFRCALYNHYHTPNAAEADCMAAAIGGMPATIFRAFGWRAARSLHPGGVNAALADGSVRFIGDDVDSAAWRAGATVAGGDSDDL; encoded by the coding sequence TTGACCGCTGGACGGGCAGATCGCTCACATCAGGCAGGGTTCACGCTCGTTGAACTCCTGGTCGTCGTGGCGATCATCGGCATCCTCGTCGCACTCTTGCTTCCGGCCGTGCAGGCGGCTCGCGAGGCGTCACGGCGGACGTCGTGCGTCAACAAGCTGCGGCAGGTGGCGGTCGCGATGCAGAACCACGTCGCCGCGCAGGGACACTTCCCTTCCGGCGCCGTGTCGCAGGCCAACCCCGACAACCCGGCGACGCCCCACAACTTTTACCGGTGGAGCGCTTTGGCGGCGATCTTGCCGTACCTCGAAAGCGGCGCGGCTTACGACGCACTGGACATGACGCAGCCGCTCTACACGGGGGTCAGCGGCAGCGTCTCGGCGGCGAACGTCGAGCCGGTGAAGCAGACGCTCGCCGAGTACCTCTGCCCGAGCGATCAGGGACTGCCCGTGAGCGATAAGTTCGGGCCCACCAACTACGCCGTCTGCGCGGGCATTGGCCTGGGCGATCCGGCGACGCCGTTCGACGACGGCAGTCCGGCGGATACCGGCGGCCTGTTTGGGATCAATTCTGAGTTGCGGCCGGCGCAGATCACCGACGGTCTTTCCAAGACGGTCCTCGCCAGCGAGAGCCCGCTTGGTGTCCCGCGTCCGAGCGACCCGCACGACCCGGTCTACGAGTACAAGATGGTGACCCTGCCGCTAACCGACGCGAAGTGTGCGGGGCCGGCTGATTGGAACGTTTCCGACCCACGTGGTTTCGCCTGGGCCAACGGCGAGTTTCGTTGTGCGCTCTACAACCACTACCACACGCCCAACGCGGCGGAAGCGGACTGCATGGCGGCGGCGATCGGCGGCATGCCGGCAACCATCTTCCGGGCGTTCGGCTGGCGGGCCGCCCGCAGTTTGCATCCAGGCGGCGTAAACGCCGCCCTGGCGGACGGTTCGGTGCGCTTTATTGGGGATGATGTCGATTCTGCGGCCTGGCGAGCTGGCGCCACAGTTGCGGGGGGGGACTCGGACGATCTTTAG
- a CDS encoding sigma-70 family RNA polymerase sigma factor, translated as MTSIWPRSDDTQKLLDGVREGDADARDRLFDRHRAAVRRMIDLRMDRVLERRVDASDIVQDVLVEANRRLADYLADPVMPFHLWLRQMAKDRLIDAHRRHRVAARRSIDREQPLAGATRNDEESVLDLAAQLADGELTPAAAATWRELQRRFAEAVGELEELDQEIILMRHFERLTNSEAAEALGLSIQAASMRHLRAMRRLRERLSDLEPQRNEGNEGG; from the coding sequence ATGACCTCGATCTGGCCCCGCTCCGACGACACGCAGAAGCTGCTGGATGGAGTGCGTGAGGGGGACGCCGACGCACGCGACCGGCTCTTCGACCGCCATCGGGCCGCGGTGCGGCGGATGATCGACCTGCGGATGGACCGGGTGCTCGAGCGCCGCGTGGACGCTAGCGACATCGTTCAAGACGTGCTGGTGGAGGCGAACCGCCGGCTGGCGGACTACCTCGCCGACCCGGTGATGCCGTTTCATTTGTGGCTGCGGCAGATGGCGAAGGACCGGCTGATCGACGCGCACCGTCGGCACCGGGTCGCCGCGCGGCGGAGCATCGACCGCGAGCAGCCGCTCGCCGGGGCGACGCGCAACGATGAGGAGTCGGTGCTCGACCTCGCCGCCCAACTCGCCGACGGCGAATTGACGCCCGCCGCGGCCGCAACGTGGCGCGAGCTGCAGCGCCGCTTCGCCGAGGCGGTAGGCGAACTCGAAGAGCTCGATCAAGAGATCATCCTGATGCGGCACTTCGAACGCCTCACCAACAGCGAAGCGGCCGAAGCCCTCGGCCTCAGCATCCAAGCCGCGAGCATGCGGCACCTCCGCGCCATGCGCCGTCTTCGCGAACGGCTTTCCGATTTGGAACCACAACGGAACGAAGGAAACGAAGGGGGTTGA
- a CDS encoding transposase, translating to MERELWRLLYRLVKQLDVGWGSWRYSTGDIVVVYLWAVVHDRPTAWAACPENWPTDLCPQPLPTQGTLSRRLRKPACVLLLTAVEQRLIGLLNLGQGIVKKIDGKALAVSLVSKDPDAGYGRGAGGKQLGYKLHVIWGDGPMPLAWDLSPMNVSEKRVARWLIEGLAGGGYLLADTEYDANPLYDAAQAEGFQLVAKKRKGKGLGHQRHSPSRLRSIELLGTAFGAALYRQRTAIETSFGTLVTFGGGLASLPAWVRRFHRVRHWVQAKLLIAGTRSLAKNPQLLVA from the coding sequence ATGGAACGCGAACTCTGGCGGTTATTGTACCGTTTGGTGAAACAGTTGGACGTGGGATGGGGGAGTTGGAGGTACTCCACCGGCGACATCGTGGTGGTTTACCTGTGGGCGGTGGTCCACGACCGCCCCACCGCCTGGGCCGCGTGCCCCGAGAACTGGCCCACCGACCTCTGCCCTCAACCTTTGCCGACGCAAGGCACGCTGAGCCGACGCTTGCGTAAGCCCGCTTGCGTGCTGCTGCTGACGGCCGTGGAGCAGCGGCTGATCGGGCTGCTGAACCTGGGCCAGGGGATCGTCAAGAAGATCGATGGCAAGGCGCTCGCGGTGAGTCTGGTGAGCAAGGACCCCGACGCGGGCTACGGCCGTGGCGCCGGGGGCAAGCAGCTGGGCTACAAGCTGCATGTGATCTGGGGCGATGGGCCGATGCCGCTGGCCTGGGACCTCTCACCGATGAACGTCAGCGAGAAACGCGTGGCCCGCTGGTTGATCGAAGGGCTTGCCGGCGGCGGTTACCTGCTGGCGGACACCGAGTACGACGCCAACCCGCTCTACGACGCGGCCCAAGCCGAAGGGTTTCAGCTGGTGGCGAAGAAACGCAAGGGGAAAGGCTTGGGCCACCAACGACATTCGCCCAGTCGGCTGCGGAGCATCGAGCTGTTGGGGACGGCGTTCGGGGCGGCTCTCTACCGCCAGCGGACGGCGATCGAGACCTCCTTCGGGACGCTGGTCACCTTCGGCGGCGGGCTCGCCTCGCTCCCCGCCTGGGTCCGACGCTTCCACCGCGTCCGACACTGGGTCCAGGCCAAGCTCCTTATCGCCGGAACCCGCTCGCTCGCAAAGAACCCTCAGCTACTAGTTGCATAA
- a CDS encoding serine/threonine-protein kinase — protein sequence MPTSTEADERLAALLDELTVAAMEGDAGWLETAVASHPDLKDDLRDLWGAVMVTSAVASASQATTELYEPGSGSAAPGPAQELPLPYQLGDYLLTEEVGRGGMGIVYRARQESLDRSVAVKLILRGALASGAEQLRFRSEAEAVAQLDHPGVVPIHEVGDHGGQLFFSMPFVEGETLAARLARGPLPDREAARVVRDVARAIESAHHKGVLHRDLKPANILLDSEGRVHVTDFGLAKRFGEGSAPSLTMSGAILGTPSYMAPEQAAGSRGDVGPVTDVYSLGAILYALVTGRPPFQGPTSVDTVLQLLEQDPAPPRVLNRRVDRDLEMIILRCLQKPSELRYASAAALAADLDAFLRSEPIAARSGQFTQVLARVFRETHHATLLENWGLLWMWHALVLLVICVVTNVFQLMQPTWPVMTTTTPYVLLWGGALAVWAPIFWRLRHRAGPVTAVERHIAHVWGASVAAVMVLFAVEHLLGLPVLTLSPVLGIISGMVFVVKAGILAGAFYVHAVALFASALGMAALQSAGFAYGLTLYGVVSGLTFFVPGLKYWRQSRSRSA from the coding sequence ATGCCGACCTCGACCGAAGCCGATGAGCGTCTTGCTGCGTTGCTCGATGAATTGACGGTCGCGGCGATGGAAGGTGATGCGGGGTGGCTCGAGACGGCCGTTGCTTCGCACCCCGACCTCAAGGACGATCTGCGCGACTTGTGGGGCGCGGTCATGGTCACTAGCGCGGTGGCGTCGGCGTCGCAGGCGACGACCGAGCTGTATGAGCCCGGCAGTGGTTCTGCGGCGCCGGGTCCTGCTCAAGAGCTTCCACTGCCTTATCAGCTGGGCGATTACTTGTTGACCGAGGAAGTCGGCCGCGGGGGGATGGGCATCGTCTATCGCGCGCGACAAGAGAGCCTGGATCGCTCGGTAGCGGTGAAGCTGATCCTGCGCGGGGCGCTGGCATCGGGGGCGGAACAGCTGCGGTTCCGCAGCGAGGCCGAAGCGGTGGCGCAGCTCGATCACCCCGGCGTCGTGCCGATCCACGAGGTGGGCGACCACGGCGGGCAGCTGTTCTTTAGCATGCCGTTCGTCGAGGGCGAGACGCTCGCGGCGCGATTGGCGCGGGGCCCTTTGCCGGACCGCGAAGCGGCGCGGGTGGTGCGCGACGTGGCGCGGGCGATCGAGTCGGCGCATCACAAGGGCGTGCTGCACCGCGACCTTAAGCCCGCGAACATCTTGCTCGATAGCGAAGGCCGCGTGCATGTCACCGACTTCGGCCTGGCGAAGCGCTTCGGCGAAGGTTCGGCGCCGTCGCTCACGATGTCTGGCGCTATACTCGGGACGCCGTCGTACATGGCTCCGGAGCAAGCAGCCGGTTCGCGCGGCGACGTGGGGCCGGTGACGGATGTCTACAGCCTCGGCGCGATCCTCTATGCGCTGGTGACGGGGCGGCCGCCGTTCCAGGGGCCGACGAGCGTCGACACGGTGTTGCAATTGTTGGAGCAAGACCCCGCCCCGCCGCGGGTGCTCAACCGGCGTGTCGATCGCGACCTTGAGATGATCATCCTCCGCTGCTTGCAGAAGCCGAGCGAACTGCGTTACGCGTCGGCGGCGGCGCTGGCGGCGGACCTCGACGCGTTCTTGCGTAGCGAGCCAATCGCGGCGCGCAGCGGGCAGTTCACGCAGGTCCTCGCGCGCGTTTTCCGCGAGACGCACCACGCCACGTTGCTTGAGAACTGGGGCCTGTTGTGGATGTGGCACGCGCTGGTGCTGCTGGTGATCTGCGTGGTGACGAACGTCTTCCAGCTCATGCAGCCGACGTGGCCGGTGATGACGACGACGACGCCCTACGTCCTCTTGTGGGGCGGCGCGCTGGCCGTGTGGGCGCCGATCTTCTGGCGGCTGCGTCACCGCGCGGGGCCGGTGACGGCGGTCGAGCGGCACATTGCCCACGTCTGGGGGGCGAGCGTCGCGGCGGTGATGGTGCTGTTTGCGGTCGAGCACCTGCTGGGGCTGCCGGTGCTGACGCTCTCGCCCGTGCTGGGGATCATCAGTGGGATGGTCTTCGTCGTGAAAGCGGGGATCCTCGCCGGCGCCTTCTATGTGCATGCGGTCGCGTTGTTCGCCTCGGCGCTGGGGATGGCGGCGCTGCAGTCGGCGGGATTCGCCTACGGACTCACGCTTTACGGCGTGGTGTCGGGCCTGACGTTCTTCGTCCCGGGTCTCAAGTACTGGCGCCAGAGCCGTTCGCGAAGCGCATAG
- a CDS encoding HTH domain-containing protein: MTWHEAIQHVLAEKGGPMHYAEITDRIVQLNLRSSYGATPGATVISHLGTSINKQGADSPYRKVASATYALRAIVENPKPTPYVDEVAEILSSDDVEDVGLIQAFGMYWQRDAVHWRNSPAILGRQHIGAETVDFSRQLGVYLLHDGREVTYVGRSIDRPMGQRLFEHTKDRLQARWNRFSWFGLLRVTEDGRLVETQATLSIELVAVTLEAVLIEGLEPRQNRRRGDGFNATEYLQAEDPEIQRRQTHQLLDSLKAKL; the protein is encoded by the coding sequence ATGACTTGGCACGAAGCGATCCAGCACGTGCTCGCCGAGAAGGGCGGGCCAATGCACTACGCGGAAATCACCGACCGCATTGTTCAGCTCAATTTAAGGTCAAGTTACGGCGCAACACCTGGAGCCACGGTAATTTCCCACCTCGGAACTTCCATCAACAAACAGGGAGCGGATTCGCCCTATCGAAAGGTCGCAAGTGCTACTTACGCTTTGCGAGCTATTGTCGAGAACCCGAAACCTACTCCCTACGTCGATGAAGTCGCCGAAATACTTTCTTCTGATGATGTTGAAGACGTCGGCCTCATCCAAGCCTTCGGCATGTACTGGCAACGCGACGCCGTGCATTGGCGCAACTCGCCCGCAATCCTCGGCCGTCAACATATAGGCGCTGAGACCGTCGATTTCTCGCGACAGCTCGGCGTCTATCTCCTGCACGACGGACGCGAAGTGACCTACGTCGGGCGGTCCATCGACCGGCCGATGGGGCAGCGACTCTTTGAGCACACCAAGGACCGTCTCCAAGCCCGCTGGAATCGCTTCTCGTGGTTCGGCTTGCTCCGCGTCACCGAAGATGGCCGACTGGTTGAGACACAAGCGACGCTCTCGATTGAGCTTGTCGCCGTAACGCTGGAAGCCGTGCTGATCGAGGGCCTCGAACCCCGTCAGAACCGCCGCCGCGGCGACGGCTTCAACGCGACCGAGTACCTCCAAGCTGAAGACCCCGAGATCCAGCGCCGTCAGACGCACCAACTGCTCGACTCGCTGAAAGCAAAGCTCTAG